Proteins encoded by one window of Micromonospora coxensis:
- a CDS encoding MarR family winged helix-turn-helix transcriptional regulator: MTERDDVDVIVEQWRRERAGMRPEPMAVFGRIYRLARIVGDAQEKVYAGWGIGRGEFDVLAALRRSGAPYTLAPKELTASLMLTSGGMTGRLDRLERAGLVRRAPDPADRRGLRVTLTDAGRRAVEEAAEAGLEVQRRILDALPPDDRRRLGDLLRTLLAAAEAG, translated from the coding sequence GTGACCGAGCGGGACGACGTCGACGTCATCGTCGAGCAGTGGCGGCGCGAGCGGGCCGGCATGCGGCCCGAGCCGATGGCCGTCTTCGGCCGGATCTACCGCCTGGCGCGCATCGTCGGCGACGCGCAGGAGAAGGTGTACGCCGGCTGGGGCATCGGTCGGGGCGAGTTCGACGTGCTGGCCGCGCTGCGCCGCAGCGGCGCGCCGTACACGCTCGCCCCGAAGGAGTTGACCGCCTCGCTGATGCTCACCTCCGGCGGGATGACCGGCCGGCTCGACCGGCTGGAGCGCGCCGGGCTGGTCCGTCGCGCCCCCGACCCGGCCGACCGGCGAGGGCTGCGGGTCACCCTGACCGACGCCGGCCGCCGCGCGGTGGAGGAGGCCGCCGAGGCCGGCCTGGAGGTGCAGCGGCGCATCCTCGACGCGCTGCCCCCGGACGACCGGCGACGCCTGGGCGACCTGCTCCGTACCCTGCTGGCCGCCGCCGAGGCCGGCTGA
- a CDS encoding DNA-3-methyladenine glycosylase 2 family protein, with the protein MELDFERCYRAVDSRDQRFDGWFYTGVTSTGIYCRPSCPAMTPKRQNVRFFPSAAAAQGAGLRACRRCRPDAAPGSPQWDVRADVVGRAMRLIADGVVDRDGVPGLAGRLGYTERHLHRMLRAELGAGPLALARAQRAQTARTLIETTELGMAEIAFAAGFGSVRQFNDTVREVYGAAPSELRTLRGRRPAAGGAGTITLRLAYRPPLHAAALLDFLAVRALPGVEEVRDGTYRRGLRLPHGAAEVALTPVDGHVSATLRLADMRDLAPAVARCRRLLDLDADPEAVDATLAADPALAPAVRAEPGVRLPRAVDGFEMAVRAIVGQQVSVRSARTTLTRLLHSTPDLRPVDQEVLVDESASPNRKPLDHRAEGRGEGRGEGQGEGWGGLRGFPGAEEVVRLPDAAFGMPGGRRETIRALARAVADGEIVLDPGGDRQETGRRLLAVPGIGAWTAGYVAMRALGDPDVFLPTDLAVRRGGAALGLPDDPKTLDPYADRWRPWRSYAVIRLWRAA; encoded by the coding sequence GTGGAGTTGGACTTCGAACGGTGCTACCGGGCCGTGGACAGCCGTGACCAGCGCTTCGACGGCTGGTTCTACACCGGCGTGACCTCGACCGGGATCTACTGCCGGCCGTCCTGCCCGGCGATGACGCCGAAGCGGCAGAACGTCCGGTTCTTCCCGTCCGCCGCCGCCGCGCAGGGCGCCGGGCTGCGGGCCTGTCGCCGCTGTCGTCCGGACGCCGCCCCCGGCTCGCCCCAGTGGGACGTCCGGGCCGACGTGGTGGGGCGGGCGATGCGGCTGATCGCCGACGGGGTGGTCGACCGGGACGGCGTGCCGGGGCTGGCCGGGCGGCTCGGCTACACCGAGCGGCACCTGCACCGGATGCTCCGGGCCGAACTGGGCGCCGGCCCGCTGGCGCTGGCCCGGGCGCAGCGCGCGCAGACCGCCCGCACGCTGATCGAGACGACCGAACTCGGGATGGCGGAGATCGCCTTCGCCGCCGGCTTCGGCAGCGTGCGGCAGTTCAACGACACCGTCCGCGAGGTGTACGGTGCCGCCCCGTCCGAGCTGCGTACGCTGCGGGGACGTCGTCCGGCGGCCGGTGGCGCGGGGACGATCACGCTGCGGCTGGCGTACCGGCCGCCGCTGCACGCCGCCGCCCTGCTGGACTTCCTCGCCGTCCGCGCGCTGCCGGGCGTGGAGGAGGTGCGCGACGGGACGTACCGCCGGGGGTTGCGGCTGCCGCACGGCGCGGCGGAGGTGGCGCTCACCCCGGTGGACGGCCACGTCTCCGCGACGCTGCGCCTGGCCGACATGCGGGACCTGGCCCCGGCGGTGGCCCGCTGCCGCCGCCTGCTCGACCTCGACGCCGATCCGGAGGCCGTGGACGCCACCCTGGCCGCCGACCCCGCGCTCGCCCCGGCGGTCCGGGCCGAGCCGGGGGTACGCCTGCCCCGCGCCGTCGACGGCTTCGAGATGGCCGTCCGCGCGATCGTGGGCCAGCAGGTCTCGGTCCGCTCCGCCCGCACCACCCTCACCCGCCTCCTCCACTCCACCCCCGACCTCCGCCCCGTCGATCAAGAAGTTCTGGTGGACGAGAGCGCTTCCCCGAACCGCAAACCTCTTGATCACCGAGCCGAGGGCCGGGGCGAGGGCCGGGGCGAGGGGCAGGGCGAGGGGTGGGGTGGGTTGCGGGGGTTCCCGGGGGCCGAGGAGGTGGTGCGGTTGCCGGATGCGGCGTTCGGGATGCCCGGGGGGCGGCGGGAGACCATCCGGGCGCTGGCGCGGGCGGTCGCCGACGGGGAGATCGTGCTCGACCCGGGCGGAGACCGGCAGGAGACCGGGCGACGCCTGCTCGCGGTGCCCGGGATCGGAGCGTGGACCGCGGGCTACGTGGCGATGCGCGCGCTCGGCGACCCGGACGTCTTCCTCCCCACCGACCTCGCGGTACGCCGGGGCGGCGCCGCCCTCGGCCTGCCCGACGACCCGAAGACCCTCGACCCGTACGCCGACCGCTGGCGCCCCTGGCGCTCGTACGCGGTGATCCGACTCTGGAGAGCAGCATGA
- a CDS encoding methylated-DNA--[protein]-cysteine S-methyltransferase: MSIDSTVIDTPAGPLSVLAGPDGAVRAAGFTPDPVTLLPLVHPSLRGEIRHRSDLGPVSRAVTSYLDGDLTAIDDVPVRQHTGGVFMAHAWQVLRDVKPGEPVTYTAYAALAGRPAAVRAAAAACARNAAALFVPCHRVLRTDGTLGGYRWGLDVKTWLLAHERAQ, encoded by the coding sequence ATGAGCATCGACAGCACCGTCATCGACACCCCCGCCGGCCCGCTGAGCGTCCTGGCCGGCCCCGACGGGGCGGTACGCGCCGCCGGCTTCACGCCGGACCCCGTGACCCTGCTCCCCCTCGTGCACCCGAGCCTGCGCGGCGAGATCCGCCACCGGTCGGACCTCGGGCCGGTCAGCCGGGCCGTCACGTCCTACCTGGACGGCGACCTGACCGCCATCGACGACGTGCCGGTGCGGCAGCACACCGGCGGCGTGTTCATGGCGCACGCCTGGCAGGTGCTGCGCGACGTGAAGCCCGGCGAGCCGGTGACCTACACCGCGTACGCCGCGCTGGCCGGACGGCCCGCCGCGGTCCGGGCCGCCGCCGCGGCCTGCGCCCGCAACGCCGCCGCGCTCTTCGTCCCCTGTCACCGGGTGCTGCGCACCGACGGCACACTCGGCGGCTACCGCTGGGGCCTGGACGTGAAGACCTGGCTGCTCGCCCACGAGCGGGCGCAGTGA
- a CDS encoding ABC transporter ATP-binding protein yields MPAQRDGDPEERVDGDTRPLRNLWRLRPYLRPYAAEFCWLLLAALAATAASLAVPLVTQRVVDGPVADRDVAGLFRLGGLALLLGLAEAVLIFIRRWTQSSSSVGMEAAIRADVYAHLQRLPAGFHDRWQSGQLLSRVTSDLSVIRRFLSFGLLFLVLNLITYLAVVVLLIRLHAPLGLLVAASAVPLFLISRRFARHYHAASRRMQDQQGDVATLVEETAQGLRTMKAYGRGPELAERFAARARALHDTGVGKARLLARTSALFDLVPNLTLGVVLVGGAALVARGTLTVGELVAFVSLQLMLIWPVQSLGWIIANGQEAATAADRIQEVLDTPPAIVDAPHAVALDRDEVRGRLRFEGVSFRYPGSREPVLREIELTVEPGETLALVGATGAGKSTLLSLVPRLHEVTGGRITLDGHDLRDLRLASLRGLVGVAFEEPTLFSMSVWENLTLGHPDAGEDEVRAALALAQADFAHELPWGLATRVGEQGLSLSGGQRQRLALARAVLGRPALLVLDDPLSALDVHTEALVEAALRRVLRDTTALLVVHRPSTVALADRVALLDGGRISAVGRHSDLLATVPAYRALLSAGPTAAHGLVR; encoded by the coding sequence GTGCCTGCGCAGCGCGACGGCGACCCCGAGGAACGGGTCGACGGCGACACGCGCCCGCTGCGCAACCTCTGGCGGCTGCGCCCCTACCTGCGCCCGTACGCGGCGGAGTTCTGCTGGCTGCTGCTGGCGGCGCTCGCGGCCACCGCGGCCAGCCTGGCCGTCCCGCTGGTGACGCAGCGGGTGGTCGACGGGCCGGTCGCCGACCGCGACGTCGCCGGCCTGTTCCGCCTCGGCGGCCTGGCCCTGCTGCTCGGGCTCGCCGAGGCGGTGCTGATCTTCATCCGACGGTGGACGCAGTCCTCCTCCTCGGTCGGCATGGAGGCGGCGATCCGCGCCGACGTCTACGCCCACCTGCAACGCCTGCCGGCCGGGTTCCACGACCGGTGGCAGTCCGGCCAGCTGCTCTCCCGGGTCACCAGCGACCTGTCGGTGATCCGCCGGTTCCTCTCCTTCGGCCTGCTCTTCCTGGTGCTCAACCTGATCACCTACCTGGCCGTGGTGGTGCTGCTGATCCGGTTGCACGCGCCGTTGGGCCTGCTGGTGGCCGCCAGCGCGGTGCCGCTCTTTTTGATCAGCCGGCGGTTCGCCCGGCACTACCACGCCGCGTCGCGGCGGATGCAGGACCAGCAGGGCGACGTGGCCACGCTGGTCGAGGAGACCGCCCAGGGGCTGCGCACCATGAAGGCGTACGGGCGGGGGCCGGAACTGGCCGAGCGGTTCGCCGCCCGGGCGCGGGCGCTGCACGACACCGGGGTCGGCAAGGCCCGGCTGCTCGCCCGCACCTCGGCGCTGTTCGACCTGGTGCCCAACCTGACCCTCGGCGTGGTGCTGGTCGGCGGCGCCGCGCTGGTCGCCCGGGGCACGCTCACCGTCGGCGAACTGGTCGCCTTCGTCAGCCTCCAGCTCATGCTCATCTGGCCGGTGCAGTCGCTCGGCTGGATCATCGCCAACGGGCAGGAGGCGGCCACCGCCGCCGATCGGATCCAGGAGGTGCTGGACACCCCGCCGGCCATCGTGGACGCGCCGCACGCCGTCGCGCTCGACCGGGACGAGGTCCGGGGCCGGCTGCGCTTCGAGGGCGTCTCGTTCCGCTACCCGGGCAGCCGGGAGCCGGTGCTGCGGGAGATCGAACTGACCGTCGAGCCGGGCGAGACGCTGGCCCTGGTCGGCGCGACCGGGGCCGGCAAGAGCACCCTGCTCTCCCTCGTCCCGCGGCTGCACGAGGTGACCGGCGGCCGGATCACCCTGGACGGGCACGACCTGCGCGACCTGCGGCTGGCCTCGCTGCGCGGGCTGGTCGGGGTGGCCTTCGAGGAGCCGACGCTGTTCTCCATGTCGGTCTGGGAGAACCTCACCCTGGGCCATCCCGACGCCGGTGAGGACGAGGTCCGGGCGGCGCTCGCGCTGGCCCAGGCCGACTTCGCGCACGAGCTGCCGTGGGGGCTGGCCACCCGGGTCGGTGAGCAGGGGCTGTCGCTCTCCGGCGGGCAGCGGCAGCGGCTGGCGCTGGCCCGGGCGGTGCTCGGCCGGCCGGCGCTGCTCGTCCTCGACGACCCGCTCTCCGCGCTGGACGTGCACACCGAGGCGCTGGTGGAGGCGGCGCTACGGCGGGTGCTGCGGGACACCACCGCGTTGCTGGTGGTGCACCGGCCGTCGACCGTGGCGCTGGCCGACCGGGTCGCGCTGCTCGACGGCGGGCGGATCTCCGCGGTCGGTCGCCACTCCGACCTGCTGGCCACCGTGCCGGCGTACCGGGCGCTGCTCTCCGCCGGTCCGACGGCCGCGCACGGTCTGGTGCGGTAG
- a CDS encoding ABC transporter ATP-binding protein, with translation MAPPVPRPRAGAGDLTRWRGRATDPDADRSRAEDTSPEAVARLRARSRVLLRSLLRPHRGRLALAVALLLVQNAAAMSGPYLVMLGIDRAVAPLRAGDAGPLAAVAGAFAVAALAEYAARRGFLTLSARIGQAVLLELRRRVYGHFLVLSVGFHERYTSGRVISRLTSDLDSIAELVDGGIDSLVTAALTVVSVAAVLLWLDLPLAAVTLLAFPFLFLLSRWFARASADAWRHSREAAALVIVHFVESLRGIRAVQAFRREPRNQQIFGAVNDEYRRANLRAFRLIATYSPGIKVIGNVTVAVVLGYGGWRVLGGATEVGVLAAFLLYLRRFFEPMQELSQFYNSLQSATAALEKLAGVLDEPAGVPEPARPVPLPSGPGRGAVRFRSVSFGYRAGAPILTALDLRVPAGQTVALIGPTGAGKSTVAKLLARFHDPDAGTVELDGVDLRDLADAELRRAVVLVTQENHLFSGTVAENIRFGRPTADDAAVEAAARAIGAHDFIAALPDGYATQVHRRGGRLSAGQRQLVAFARAFLADPRVLILDEATSSLDVPTERLVQRALATVLRDRTALVIAHRLSTVETADRVLVLDAGRVVEDGPPARLVTAGGRYAALHRQWRDSLV, from the coding sequence GTGGCGCCCCCGGTACCCCGACCTCGCGCCGGCGCCGGCGACCTGACCCGCTGGCGGGGTCGGGCCACCGACCCGGACGCCGACCGCAGCCGCGCCGAGGACACCAGCCCGGAGGCGGTGGCCCGGCTGCGGGCGCGCAGCCGGGTGCTGCTACGCAGCCTGCTGCGCCCGCACCGGGGCCGGCTGGCGCTGGCGGTGGCCCTGCTGCTCGTGCAGAACGCCGCCGCGATGTCCGGGCCGTACCTCGTCATGCTCGGCATCGACCGGGCCGTCGCGCCGCTGCGGGCCGGCGACGCGGGCCCGCTGGCGGCCGTCGCCGGCGCGTTCGCCGTCGCGGCCCTCGCCGAGTACGCGGCCCGGCGCGGCTTCCTCACCCTCTCCGCCCGGATCGGCCAGGCCGTCCTGCTGGAGCTGCGCCGGCGGGTGTACGGCCACTTCCTCGTCCTGTCGGTCGGCTTCCACGAGCGGTACACCTCCGGCCGGGTGATCTCCCGGCTCACCAGCGACCTCGACTCCATCGCCGAACTGGTCGACGGGGGCATCGACAGCCTGGTGACCGCCGCGCTGACCGTGGTGTCGGTGGCCGCCGTGCTGCTCTGGCTGGACCTGCCGCTGGCCGCGGTGACCCTGCTGGCGTTCCCGTTCCTGTTCCTGCTGTCCCGCTGGTTCGCCCGCGCCTCGGCCGACGCGTGGCGGCACAGCCGGGAGGCGGCGGCCCTGGTGATCGTCCACTTCGTGGAGTCGTTGCGGGGCATCCGGGCCGTGCAGGCGTTCCGCCGGGAGCCGCGCAACCAGCAGATCTTCGGGGCGGTCAACGACGAGTACCGGCGGGCCAACCTGCGCGCGTTCCGGCTGATCGCGACGTACTCGCCGGGAATCAAGGTGATCGGCAACGTGACCGTGGCGGTGGTGCTCGGCTACGGCGGCTGGCGGGTCCTCGGCGGGGCCACCGAGGTGGGGGTGCTCGCCGCCTTCCTGCTCTATCTACGGCGGTTCTTCGAGCCGATGCAGGAGCTCAGCCAGTTCTACAACTCGTTGCAGTCCGCCACGGCGGCGCTGGAGAAGCTGGCCGGGGTGCTGGACGAACCGGCCGGGGTGCCGGAGCCGGCCCGGCCGGTGCCGCTGCCGTCCGGCCCGGGACGCGGGGCGGTGCGGTTCCGGTCGGTCTCCTTCGGCTACCGGGCCGGCGCTCCGATCCTCACCGCGCTGGACCTGCGGGTGCCGGCCGGGCAGACGGTCGCGCTGATCGGCCCGACCGGCGCCGGCAAGTCCACCGTCGCCAAGCTGCTGGCCCGCTTCCACGACCCGGACGCCGGCACGGTGGAGCTGGACGGGGTCGACCTGCGGGACCTGGCCGACGCCGAGCTGCGCCGCGCCGTGGTGCTGGTGACCCAGGAGAACCACCTGTTCAGCGGCACGGTGGCGGAGAACATCCGGTTCGGCCGTCCCACCGCCGACGACGCGGCGGTGGAGGCCGCCGCGCGGGCGATCGGCGCGCACGACTTCATCGCCGCCCTCCCCGACGGGTACGCCACGCAGGTGCACCGGCGCGGCGGCCGGCTCTCCGCCGGGCAGCGGCAGCTCGTCGCGTTCGCCCGCGCGTTCCTGGCCGACCCCCGGGTGCTGATCCTCGACGAGGCCACGTCGTCGCTGGACGTGCCGACCGAGCGGCTGGTGCAGCGGGCGCTCGCCACCGTGCTGCGGGACCGCACCGCACTGGTCATCGCGCACCGGCTCTCCACCGTGGAGACCGCCGACCGGGTGCTGGTCCTCGACGCGGGGCGGGTGGTGGAGGACGGCCCGCCGGCCCGGCTCGTCACCGCCGGCGGCCGGTACGCCGCCCTGCACCGGCAGTGGCGCGACTCGCTGGTCTAG
- a CDS encoding trypsin-like peptidase domain-containing protein — translation MQIRRRVVVAAALVLGTVGATTVALAQEDGAGPPVATAATGEWSTEVAAAPADASPSATSGGARDRATTPRPAPDTRPVTVAARPAKEVAKAAPASAGYLAERYRVSAGEAARRLALQELSAPLAGSLAERFPDTYAGMWLDQAGGGVLTIAATDPAPVRQAVGGVPDAAHVRVVPVRHPLRRLTEAAERLATALGGRAGTDVVVDEQANEVVVLTGDVVAADDTRLAGARDAAGVPVRVRARMPESVIPKACDPRYCAEAPMRGGIRLDVPRDNGTVGGCTTGFNVRARSGRYYVLTAGHCVASATHTHVDKTWHQFLGPKVPVGVESTSPVLAENAFPADYAMLPYQTGAFERWAYPKRTQGASLVNYWCVTDNPTCATKGSRDVKITGHTPYSAVQAGWVVCATGSAYTPKAGEQYVDSGAGLGYVPGTRCGTVTGKASGGIDVRICARPGDSGGPLFTESDGRALGILSYGDDGSGACANPDEKNYYAPISTILDRVNSRTGLGFEIATRGPLIGPIGSSTR, via the coding sequence GTGCAAATCCGACGACGAGTGGTGGTCGCGGCAGCGTTGGTACTCGGCACGGTCGGCGCGACGACGGTCGCGCTGGCTCAGGAGGACGGGGCAGGACCGCCGGTCGCCACGGCCGCGACGGGCGAGTGGTCGACGGAAGTCGCGGCGGCGCCGGCGGACGCGTCGCCGAGCGCGACGTCGGGCGGTGCCCGCGACCGGGCCACCACCCCCCGCCCCGCCCCGGACACCCGGCCGGTGACCGTCGCCGCCCGTCCGGCCAAGGAGGTGGCGAAGGCCGCCCCCGCGTCGGCGGGATACCTCGCCGAGCGCTACCGGGTGTCGGCCGGCGAGGCGGCCCGCCGCCTCGCGCTCCAGGAACTCTCCGCGCCACTGGCCGGCTCGCTGGCGGAGAGGTTCCCCGACACGTACGCCGGCATGTGGCTGGACCAGGCCGGCGGCGGCGTGCTGACCATCGCCGCCACCGACCCGGCGCCGGTCCGGCAGGCGGTCGGCGGGGTGCCGGACGCCGCGCACGTGCGGGTGGTGCCGGTGCGCCACCCGCTGCGCCGGCTCACCGAGGCGGCGGAGCGGCTGGCCACGGCGCTCGGCGGCCGGGCCGGGACCGACGTGGTGGTCGACGAGCAGGCCAACGAGGTCGTGGTGCTCACCGGCGACGTCGTCGCCGCGGACGACACCCGGCTGGCCGGGGCCCGGGACGCGGCCGGGGTGCCGGTGCGGGTGCGCGCCCGGATGCCGGAGTCGGTCATCCCCAAGGCCTGCGACCCGCGCTACTGCGCCGAGGCCCCGATGCGCGGCGGCATCCGGCTGGACGTCCCCCGGGACAACGGCACGGTCGGCGGCTGCACCACCGGCTTCAACGTGCGGGCCCGTTCCGGGCGGTACTACGTGCTGACCGCCGGGCACTGCGTGGCCAGCGCCACCCACACCCACGTCGACAAGACCTGGCACCAGTTCCTCGGCCCGAAGGTGCCGGTGGGCGTCGAGTCGACCAGCCCGGTGCTGGCCGAGAACGCCTTCCCCGCCGACTACGCGATGCTGCCGTACCAGACCGGCGCGTTCGAGCGGTGGGCGTATCCGAAGCGCACCCAGGGGGCCAGCCTGGTCAACTACTGGTGCGTCACGGACAACCCGACCTGCGCCACCAAGGGCAGCCGCGACGTGAAGATCACCGGGCACACGCCGTACAGCGCGGTGCAGGCCGGCTGGGTGGTCTGCGCCACCGGCTCGGCGTACACCCCCAAGGCGGGCGAGCAGTACGTCGACTCGGGCGCCGGCCTCGGCTACGTGCCGGGCACCCGTTGCGGCACCGTCACCGGCAAGGCCAGCGGCGGCATCGACGTGCGGATCTGCGCCCGCCCCGGCGACAGCGGCGGCCCGCTCTTCACCGAGTCCGACGGCCGGGCGCTGGGCATCCTGAGCTACGGCGACGACGGCTCGGGCGCGTGCGCCAACCCGGACGAGAAGAACTACTACGCGCCGATCTCCACCATTCTGGACCGGGTGAACTCCCGTACCGGGCTGGGCTTCGAGATCGCCACCCGGGGCCCGCTGATCGGCCCGATCGGCTCCTCGACGCGGTAG
- the valS gene encoding valine--tRNA ligase: MTDTARTARAGVPERPTLDGIEGTWARRWQEEGTYAFDRSKERPDVYAIDTPPPTVSGELHMGHVFSYTHTDTVARFQRMRGKAVFYPMGWDDNGLPTERRVQNVHGVRCDPALPYDPHWQPPATPVTEDARKNPTSISRRNFVALCETLTAEDEQVFEALWRRLGLSVDWSLTYTTIGRVARATSQRMFLRNLARGEAYQAEAPTLWDVGFATAVAQAELEDRERPGAYHRLRFTGPGGREVLIDTTRPELLPACVALVCHPDDERYADLVGAVVRTPVFGVEVPVRAHPLADPAKGTGIAMVCTFGDLTDVTWWRELDLATRVVIGRDGRLLPEPPAGVPAEPYAALAGQTVNGARRTLVAMLADAGDLVGEPRPITHPVKFYERGDRPLEIVSTRQWYLRNGGRDAGLRAELLARGAELRWVPEHMKHRYDHWVGGLTGDWLVSRQRFFGVPVPVWYRLDDTGEPDWSHPLTPDESMLPVDPSSEPPPGFSAEQRGVPGGFVGDPDVLDTWATSSLTPQIVGGWEYDPDLFGRVFPMDLRPQGQEIIRTWLFSTVVRAHLEHGVLPWRDAVLSGWILDPDRKKMSKSKGNVVTPMALLEQHGSDAVRYWAANGRPGMDLAFDAAQIKVGRRLATKLLNASKFALGLGAADALRTPATAPLDTAMLAELATVVEVATSAFDAYDHTAALQATEAFFWRFCDDYIELVKERAYGAGPGADSARAALATALSVQLRLFAPVLPYVTEEVWSWWRYGSVHRATWPTTYEVRRAITGTADPGLLRLASDALSQVRRAKSERKLSMKAEVPLAEALGPAALLDQLTVIADDLRAAGHIGKLDLLPDRTPELVIACAF; this comes from the coding sequence ATGACCGACACGGCGAGGACGGCCCGCGCCGGCGTCCCCGAGCGTCCCACCCTGGACGGCATCGAGGGGACCTGGGCGCGCCGCTGGCAGGAGGAGGGCACGTACGCGTTCGACCGCTCGAAGGAGCGTCCGGACGTGTACGCGATCGACACCCCGCCGCCGACGGTATCGGGCGAGCTGCACATGGGGCACGTCTTCTCGTACACGCACACCGACACGGTGGCCCGCTTCCAGCGGATGCGCGGCAAGGCCGTGTTCTACCCGATGGGCTGGGACGACAACGGCCTGCCCACCGAGCGCCGGGTGCAGAACGTCCACGGGGTGCGCTGCGACCCGGCCCTGCCGTACGACCCGCACTGGCAGCCGCCGGCCACCCCGGTCACCGAGGACGCCCGGAAGAACCCGACCTCGATCTCCCGGCGCAACTTCGTCGCGCTGTGCGAGACGCTGACCGCCGAGGACGAGCAGGTCTTCGAGGCGCTGTGGCGGCGGCTCGGACTGTCGGTGGACTGGTCGCTGACGTACACCACGATCGGGCGGGTGGCCCGGGCCACCTCGCAGCGGATGTTCCTGCGCAACCTGGCCCGCGGCGAGGCGTACCAGGCGGAGGCGCCGACCCTGTGGGACGTCGGCTTCGCCACCGCCGTGGCCCAGGCCGAGCTGGAGGACCGGGAGCGGCCGGGGGCGTACCACCGGCTGCGGTTCACCGGGCCGGGCGGGCGCGAGGTGCTGATCGACACCACCCGTCCGGAGCTGCTGCCGGCCTGCGTGGCGCTGGTCTGCCACCCCGACGACGAGCGGTACGCGGACCTGGTGGGCGCGGTCGTGCGTACCCCCGTGTTCGGGGTCGAGGTGCCGGTGCGCGCGCACCCGCTGGCGGACCCGGCCAAGGGCACCGGCATCGCGATGGTCTGCACCTTCGGTGACCTCACCGACGTGACCTGGTGGCGGGAGCTGGACCTGGCGACCCGGGTGGTGATCGGCCGGGACGGACGGCTGCTGCCGGAGCCGCCGGCCGGCGTGCCGGCGGAGCCCTACGCGGCGCTGGCCGGGCAGACGGTCAACGGCGCCCGGCGGACGCTGGTGGCGATGCTGGCCGACGCGGGCGATCTGGTGGGCGAACCACGCCCGATCACCCACCCGGTGAAGTTCTACGAACGTGGCGACCGGCCGTTGGAGATCGTCTCGACCCGGCAGTGGTACCTGCGCAACGGTGGCCGCGACGCCGGGCTGCGGGCGGAACTGCTGGCCCGGGGCGCCGAGCTGCGCTGGGTGCCGGAGCACATGAAGCACCGGTACGACCACTGGGTCGGCGGGCTGACCGGTGACTGGCTGGTCAGCCGGCAGCGCTTCTTCGGCGTGCCGGTGCCGGTGTGGTACCGGCTCGACGACACTGGCGAGCCGGACTGGTCCCACCCTCTCACACCCGACGAGTCGATGCTGCCGGTCGATCCGTCCAGCGAGCCGCCGCCCGGATTCTCCGCGGAGCAGCGGGGTGTGCCGGGTGGCTTCGTCGGCGACCCGGACGTGCTGGACACCTGGGCCACCTCGTCGCTGACCCCGCAGATCGTCGGCGGGTGGGAGTACGATCCGGACCTGTTCGGCCGGGTCTTCCCGATGGACCTGCGCCCGCAGGGCCAGGAGATCATCCGCACCTGGCTCTTCTCCACAGTGGTCCGTGCCCACCTGGAGCACGGGGTGCTGCCCTGGCGGGACGCGGTCCTGTCCGGCTGGATCCTCGACCCGGACCGCAAGAAGATGTCGAAGTCCAAGGGGAACGTGGTCACCCCGATGGCCCTGCTGGAGCAGCACGGCTCGGACGCGGTGCGCTACTGGGCGGCCAACGGCCGGCCGGGGATGGACCTGGCCTTCGACGCCGCGCAGATCAAGGTGGGCCGGCGGCTCGCCACGAAGCTGCTCAACGCGTCGAAGTTCGCCCTCGGGCTGGGCGCCGCCGACGCGTTGCGCACGCCGGCGACCGCGCCGCTGGACACCGCGATGCTCGCCGAACTGGCCACCGTGGTCGAGGTCGCCACGTCGGCCTTCGACGCCTACGACCACACGGCGGCGTTGCAGGCCACGGAGGCGTTCTTCTGGCGGTTCTGCGACGACTACATCGAGCTGGTGAAGGAGCGCGCCTACGGTGCCGGGCCGGGGGCCGACTCGGCCCGGGCGGCGCTGGCCACCGCGCTCTCGGTGCAGTTGCGGCTCTTCGCCCCGGTGCTGCCGTACGTGACCGAAGAGGTCTGGTCCTGGTGGCGGTACGGCTCGGTGCACCGGGCCACCTGGCCCACCACGTACGAGGTGCGGCGGGCGATCACCGGCACCGCCGACCCGGGGCTGCTGCGGTTGGCCTCGGACGCGCTGAGCCAGGTGCGCCGGGCCAAGTCGGAGCGGAAGCTGTCGATGAAGGCCGAGGTGCCGCTGGCCGAGGCGCTGGGCCCGGCGGCGCTGCTGGACCAGCTCACCGTGATCGCCGACGACCTGCGCGCCGCCGGCCACATCGGCAAGCTCGACCTGCTCCCCGACCGCACCCCCGAACTCGTCATCGCCTGCGCCTTCTAA